In Gadus chalcogrammus isolate NIFS_2021 chromosome 23, NIFS_Gcha_1.0, whole genome shotgun sequence, a genomic segment contains:
- the LOC130377561 gene encoding bile acid-CoA:amino acid N-acyltransferase-like — translation MMAGAVHPILSVCPSRALFTEKFRVLVENLPPGLSVTLHSLHCSEVKDYWEAYGHYVADNKGTVDVSQEASLGGTYAGKEPMGLLWSMIPVPGSKEHAVLFKVDVEAPQEVLISVFQGHLSEGFRQKPPLASVVAERWSMAPGLKRIRVQEKEIEGILFIPPGPGPFPGVLDLWGYEVELTECRPAMLASQGFVAFVAKYVIPGRELKIDYFLRAFEFLQEHPLVISNRVGLIGLSQGAIVVLNMACRTEAISPRCCVSINGSHLLMEESVVTFWKKHFKMKEHTILRNEQNHVTMRGLTLPLPNEATINMENINCPLLLVVGEGDLNFPSAECAELMAKRMHTAGKEHLLTILSYPNAGHILHLPNSNLVRISRYRFPCFDQREIILWGGHPKPHAFAEEDSWDKILAFLKQHLYPDPQSDPDAAL, via the exons ATGATGGCTGGGGCTGTCCACCCAATTCTCTCAGTTTGTCCCTCACGGGCACTCTTTACCGAGAAGTTCCGGGTGCTGGTGGAGAATCTGCCTCCTGGTCTCTCAGTCACTTTGCACTCTCTTCACTGCTCTGAGGTGAAGGATTATTGGGAGGCATACGGACACTATGTCGCTGACAATAAAGGGACTGTCGATG TTTCACAAGAGGCTAGTCTGGGGGGAACCTACGCAGGAAAGGAGCCGATGGGTTTACTGTGGAGTATGATCCCTGTGCCAGGATCTAAAGAGCATGCAGT TTTGTTCAAGGTTGACGTGGAGGCACCACAGGAGGTGCTCATCTCGGTGTTTCAGGGCCACCTCTCTGAAGGCTTCAGGCAGAAGCCTCCCCTGGCCTCAGTGGTGGCCGAGAGGTGGTCCATGGCACCGGGGCTGAAGAGGATCAGAGTGCAAGAGAAGGAGATTGAGGGcatcctcttcatccctccGG GTCCTGGACCCTTTCCGGGAGTGCTTGATTTATGGGGCTATGAAGTGGAGCTGACGGAGTGCCGTCCCGCAATGCTTGCGTCTCAAGGTTTTGTAGCCTTTGTGGCCAAATACGTCATTCCTGGAAGAGAATTGAAGATCGACTATTTTCTG AGGGCGTTTGAGTTTCTTCAGGAGCATCCGCTGGTGATCAGCAACAGAGTTGGACTCATTGGCCTATCTCAGGGTGCAATCGTGGTTCTCAATATGGCATGCCGCACCGAAGCTATCAGT CCTCGCTGCTGTGTCTCTATCAATGGCAGCCACTTATTGATGGAAGAGTCGGTTGTTACATTTTGGAAGAAACACTTTAAAAT GAAGGAACACACCATTCTGCGAAATGAGCAGAACCATGTAACAATGCGCGGTTTGACACTACCTCTCCCAAATGAAGCAACTATAAAT ATGGAAAATATAAATTGTCCATTGTTGCTGGTTGTTGGGGAAGGCGATCTTAATTTCCCATCTGCAGAATGTGCTGAGTTG ATGGCAAAGAGGATGCACACAGCGGGCAAAGAGCACCTGTTGACCATACTGAGTTATCCAAATGCCGGACACATCCTCCATTTGCCCAATAGCAACCTTGTCCGGATCTCCCGTTACCGCTTTCCATGCTTCGACCAGCGCG aaatTATACTGTGGGGAGGACACCCAAAACCTCATGCATTTGCTGAGGAAGACAGTTGGGACAAGATCTTGGCCTTCCTCAAGCAACATCTGTACCCTGATCCTCAAAGTGACCCCGATGCAGCGCTGTGA
- the LOC130377557 gene encoding peroxisomal succinyl-coenzyme A thioesterase-like, which produces MMAGAVHPILSVCPSRALFTEKFRVLVENLPPGLSVTLHSLHCSEVKDYWEAYGHYVADNKGTVDVSQEASLGGTYTGKEPMGLLWSMIPVPGSKEHAVLFKVDVETPQEVLISVFQGHLSEGFRQKPPLASVVTERWSMAPGLKIVRVREKEIEGILYIPPGPGPFPGVLDVSGFRGDVTACRPAMLAAQGFVAFGVNYSLPGSEFTTDYFLRAFEFLQEHPLVISNRVGLIGVSLGAIVVLNMACRTEAISPRCCVSINGSHLLMEESVDEMFNNFFKLKEHTIRRNEQNHVIMRGLPLPIPNEPTINMENINCPLLLVVGEDDLNFPSTECAELMAKRMHTAGKEHLLTILSYPGAGHVLHLPNSNLIRISRWRFSFFDQNEIILWGGHPKPHAFAEEDSWDKILAFLKQHLYPDPQSDPDAAL; this is translated from the exons ATGATGGCTGGGGCTGTCCACCCAATTCTCTCAGTTTGTCCCTCACGGGCACTCTTTACCGAGAAGTTCCGGGTGCTGGTGGAGAATCTGCCTCCTGGTCTCTCAGTCACTTTGCACTCTCTTCACTGCTCTGAGGTGAAGGATTATTGGGAGGCATACGGACACTATGTCGCTGACAATAAAGGGACTGTCGATG TTTCACAAGAGGCTAGTCTGGGGGGAACCTACACAGGAAAGGAGCCGATGGGTTTACTGTGGAGTATGATCCCTGTGCCAGGATCTAAAGAGCATGCAGT TTTGTTCAAGGTTGACGTGGAGACACCACAGGAGGTGCTCATCTCGGTGTTTCAGGGCCACCTCTCTGAAGGCTTCAGGCAGAAGCCTCCCCTGgcctcagtggtgaccgagagGTGGTCCATGGCACCGGGGCTGAAGATTGTCAGAGTGCGAGAGAAGGAGATTGAGGGCATCCTCTACATCCCTCCGG GTCCTGGACCCTTTCCGGGAGTGCTTGATGTATCGGGCTTTAGAGGTGATGTGACGGCTTGCCGTCCCGCAATGCTCGCGGCTCAAGGTTTTGTAGCCTTTGGGGTCAACTACAGCCTTCCTGGAAGTGAATTCACGACAGACTATTTTCTG AGGGCATTTGAGTTCCTCCAGGAGCATCCGCTGGTGATCAGCAACAGAGTTGGACTCATTGGCGTGTCTCTGGGTGCAATCGTGGTTCTCAATATGGCATGTCGTACCGAAGCTATCAGT CCTCGCTGCTGTGTCTCTATCAATGGCAGCCACTTATTGATGGAAGAGTCGGTCGATGAAATGTTCAATAATTTCTTTAAACT GAAGGAACACACCATTCGGCGAAATGAGCAAAATCATGTAATAATGCGCGGTTTGCCACTACCTATCCCAAATGAACCAACTATAAAT ATGGAAAATATAAATTGTCCATTGTTGCTGGTTGTTGGGGAAGACGATCTTAATTTCCCATCTACAGAATGTGCTGAGTTG ATGGCAAAGAGGATGCACACGGCAGGCAAAGAGCACCTGTTGACCATACTGAGTTATCCAGGTGCCGGACACGTCCTCCATTTGCCCAATAGCAACCTTATCCGGATCTCCCGTTGGCGCTTTTCATTCTTCGACCAGAACG aaatTATACTGTGGGGAGGACACCCAAAACCTCATGCATTTGCTGAGGAAGACAGTTGGGACAAGATCTTGGCCTTCCTCAAGCAACATCTGTACCCTGATCCTCAAAGTGACCCCGATGCAGCGCTGTGA